One segment of Desulfosudis oleivorans Hxd3 DNA contains the following:
- a CDS encoding HAD family hydrolase codes for MSDTTRQTVKIIAFDCDGVLFDTDDANRAYYNRILVNMGLPEMTDAQFSYVQMHTVNDSLAFLCGADGLDRAQALRKGLGYGPFIRHMKKAPGLEDLLDRLYNRVHTAIATNRSNTMNRVLAEHGLADRFEMVVTALDVMRPKPAPEQLLKILDRFGAAPSEMIYIGDSELDERAATSAQVPFIAYNNPALKADFHAPDMRAVGTILDRFSLAGRTGE; via the coding sequence TTGAGCGACACGACACGGCAGACCGTTAAAATCATCGCCTTTGACTGCGACGGAGTCCTGTTTGACACGGATGACGCCAACCGGGCCTACTACAACCGCATTTTGGTCAACATGGGGCTGCCGGAGATGACCGACGCCCAGTTTAGTTATGTGCAGATGCACACGGTCAACGACTCTCTGGCTTTTCTCTGTGGAGCAGATGGCCTGGACCGGGCACAAGCACTTCGAAAAGGATTGGGGTATGGTCCGTTTATCCGGCACATGAAAAAAGCCCCCGGCCTGGAAGACCTGCTGGACCGGCTTTACAACAGGGTCCATACCGCCATTGCCACCAACCGCTCCAACACCATGAACCGGGTCCTGGCCGAGCATGGCCTTGCCGACAGGTTCGAGATGGTGGTCACGGCCTTGGACGTGATGCGGCCAAAGCCGGCCCCGGAGCAGCTGTTAAAAATTCTCGACCGCTTTGGCGCGGCCCCCTCAGAAATGATTTACATCGGTGACTCGGAACTGGATGAACGGGCCGCAACCTCGGCCCAGGTGCCGTTTATCGCCTACAACAACCCGGCACTGAAAGCCGATTTTCACGCCCCTGACATGCGGGCCGTGGGGACCATCCTGGACCGGTTTTCCCTGGCAGGCCGGACCGGGGAATAG
- a CDS encoding carboxymuconolactone decarboxylase family protein, producing MPHIDLPEKEDLPSEIGDLLALLPPLNAFRMMAVVPVSFRPFLDLAGSVLSGETFDAKLREIAVLRVVRQLKCDYAWTHHVTVGKATGLTDTEIGAIKTEDPVSSLDDEGNLLCRAADEITLSACLSDDTLEQIKARYGNAGAGALILCCAYFNMLGRCLLSMRVDLETEKVL from the coding sequence ATGCCCCACATCGACCTGCCTGAAAAAGAGGACCTGCCTTCGGAAATCGGAGACCTGCTGGCCCTCCTGCCGCCGCTCAACGCCTTTCGCATGATGGCGGTTGTGCCGGTAAGTTTCCGGCCCTTTCTCGATCTGGCCGGATCGGTGCTGTCCGGGGAGACCTTTGACGCTAAATTGCGGGAGATTGCCGTGCTGCGGGTGGTGCGGCAGCTGAAGTGTGACTATGCATGGACCCACCATGTGACCGTGGGAAAGGCCACCGGCCTGACCGATACCGAAATCGGGGCCATCAAAACCGAGGACCCGGTTTCTTCTCTTGATGATGAAGGCAACCTGCTCTGCCGGGCCGCCGACGAAATCACACTGTCGGCGTGCCTTTCCGACGACACCCTTGAACAGATCAAGGCCCGCTACGGCAACGCCGGTGCCGGTGCTCTGATTCTCTGCTGCGCCTATTTCAACATGCTGGGCCGGTGTCTTTTGTCCATGCGCGTGGACCTGGAAACAGAGAAAGTACTGTAA
- a CDS encoding YihY/virulence factor BrkB family protein, giving the protein MNESKKKRLAARTSGALDFLRTGIWRVRLRELETRERVLVRYARIFMIAGREFITDGGPLRASALTFYTVLSLVPVMALAFAVAKGFGLQQTLEKEVLAQFPGQEAVILQMIEYARALLDQTKGGLLAGVGVAVLIWTVIKVLNNIEKSFNAIWANTTPRSMGKKFSDYLSIMLVGPLLLILSGSATVLVATQVTAITNKIFFLGWFAPIIMTGLQLLPYLFVWLLFSFIYGFMPNTRVPVRSCIFGGVLAGTAFKLLQWAYLIFQVGVSRYNAIYGSFAALPLFLIWMQLSWLVTLFGAELAYAHQSVGHYELEPDSRNISDFLKRIYGLYVAHLLVKTFKNGEPPLTADQISARLDLPIRMVNRLLETLSAAGLATQTLSGTGGDPAWQPGRDITDITIASATEAMDKNGTTEMPVVSTPELSRLSDAVSAFYGDIGKSRANVALKDI; this is encoded by the coding sequence ATGAATGAATCCAAAAAAAAGCGGCTGGCCGCCAGGACATCCGGGGCGCTTGATTTCCTCCGCACCGGCATCTGGCGCGTCCGGTTACGGGAACTGGAGACGCGAGAACGCGTGCTTGTTCGATACGCCCGCATTTTCATGATCGCGGGCCGGGAATTTATCACCGACGGCGGCCCGTTGCGGGCCTCAGCCCTGACCTTTTATACCGTTCTTTCCCTTGTGCCGGTCATGGCCCTGGCCTTTGCCGTGGCCAAGGGATTCGGCCTTCAGCAGACCCTGGAAAAAGAGGTGCTGGCCCAGTTTCCCGGCCAGGAGGCGGTGATTCTCCAGATGATCGAATACGCCCGGGCCCTGCTGGACCAGACAAAGGGCGGCCTGCTGGCGGGCGTGGGCGTGGCGGTCCTGATCTGGACCGTTATCAAGGTGCTCAACAACATCGAAAAGTCGTTTAACGCCATCTGGGCCAACACCACGCCCCGCTCCATGGGAAAAAAGTTCAGCGACTACCTCTCCATCATGCTGGTGGGGCCCTTGCTCCTGATCCTGTCGGGCAGCGCAACGGTGCTGGTGGCCACCCAGGTGACCGCCATCACAAACAAAATATTTTTCCTGGGTTGGTTTGCGCCGATCATCATGACCGGGCTTCAGCTGTTGCCCTACCTGTTTGTCTGGTTGCTGTTTTCCTTTATTTACGGGTTTATGCCCAACACCCGGGTACCGGTCCGTTCCTGTATTTTCGGCGGGGTTCTCGCGGGTACGGCCTTCAAGCTGCTGCAGTGGGCCTATCTTATCTTTCAGGTGGGGGTTTCCCGGTACAACGCCATCTACGGCAGCTTTGCGGCCCTGCCCCTGTTCCTGATCTGGATGCAGCTGAGCTGGCTGGTGACCCTGTTCGGCGCCGAGCTTGCCTATGCTCACCAGAGCGTGGGCCACTATGAACTGGAGCCGGACAGCCGAAACATCAGTGACTTTCTCAAGCGAATTTACGGCCTGTACGTGGCCCACCTGCTGGTCAAAACCTTCAAAAACGGGGAGCCCCCCCTGACCGCCGACCAGATATCGGCCCGGCTGGACCTGCCCATCCGCATGGTCAACCGCCTGCTGGAAACGCTTTCCGCCGCCGGACTGGCGACACAGACGCTGAGCGGCACAGGCGGGGACCCGGCCTGGCAGCCGGGCCGCGATATTACCGACATCACCATTGCCTCGGCAACCGAGGCCATGGATAAAAACGGCACCACCGAAATGCCCGTCGTTTCCACCCCGGAGCTTTCCCGCCTTTCAGACGCGGTCAGCGCCTTTTACGGGGACATCGGCAAATCCAGGGCCAACGTGGCGTTAAAGGATATATAG
- the gatB gene encoding Asp-tRNA(Asn)/Glu-tRNA(Gln) amidotransferase subunit GatB, with the protein MAFESVIGLEVHAQLKTGTKIFCGCSTGFGAPPNTHTCPVCTGMPGTLPVLNRTVVDYALKMALAVNCRIRSVSRFARKNYFYPDLPKGYQISQYELPIAEHGEVVIDTGNGEQKRVGITRIHMEEDAGKLIHDASRPVSYVDYNRTGVPLIEIVSEPDMRSPREAGAYLRELRSLLRWLDISDGNMEEGSFRCDANVSIRPSGSTALGTRTEIKNLNSFRHVEQALAYEIRRHADRVSEGGAVEQETRLWNPEKMVTVSMRGKEDAHDYRYFPDPDLLPLVVDDAWKDRIQATLPELPAFRKKRFVADYGLSEEDAGVLTGSRALADYFEACAAEAKTPKPCANWIMGDLLGLLNATATPIEASPVSPVHLGRLVGLINDNVISGKIAKTVFEEMARTGQDPKAIVEARNLVQVTDTGAIGAAIDQVIAECPDEVEKYKSGKTKVMGFLVGQVMKKTKGKANPQAVNDLLAEKLR; encoded by the coding sequence ATGGCGTTTGAATCTGTCATCGGCCTGGAAGTCCATGCCCAGCTGAAAACCGGAACCAAGATATTCTGCGGCTGCTCCACGGGTTTCGGAGCCCCGCCCAATACGCACACCTGTCCGGTGTGTACCGGCATGCCCGGTACGCTGCCGGTGCTCAACCGAACCGTGGTGGATTACGCGTTGAAAATGGCGCTGGCGGTCAACTGCCGCATTCGGTCCGTGAGCCGGTTTGCCCGGAAAAACTATTTTTATCCGGACCTGCCCAAGGGCTACCAGATATCCCAGTACGAATTGCCCATTGCCGAACACGGCGAGGTTGTTATTGATACCGGCAACGGGGAGCAAAAGCGCGTCGGCATCACCCGGATTCACATGGAAGAGGACGCGGGCAAGCTGATTCACGATGCCTCCCGGCCGGTCTCCTACGTGGACTACAACCGTACCGGCGTGCCCCTGATCGAGATCGTCAGCGAGCCGGACATGCGTTCCCCCCGGGAGGCCGGGGCCTACCTGCGGGAGCTGCGGTCCCTTCTTCGCTGGCTGGACATCTCCGACGGCAACATGGAGGAGGGCTCCTTCCGGTGCGACGCCAACGTGTCGATCCGGCCCAGTGGCAGCACCGCGCTGGGCACCCGCACCGAAATCAAGAACTTAAACTCCTTTCGCCATGTGGAGCAGGCCCTTGCTTACGAAATCCGGCGCCATGCCGACCGGGTCTCCGAAGGCGGAGCCGTGGAGCAGGAGACCCGGCTCTGGAACCCGGAAAAGATGGTGACCGTCTCCATGCGGGGAAAGGAGGACGCTCACGACTACCGCTATTTTCCCGACCCCGATCTTTTGCCCCTGGTGGTCGACGATGCCTGGAAAGACAGAATTCAGGCCACGCTGCCCGAGCTGCCGGCTTTTCGAAAAAAGCGGTTTGTCGCCGACTACGGCCTGTCCGAAGAGGATGCCGGCGTGCTTACCGGTTCCAGGGCACTGGCCGACTATTTTGAGGCGTGCGCGGCCGAAGCCAAAACCCCCAAGCCCTGCGCCAACTGGATCATGGGGGACCTGCTGGGCCTGCTTAACGCCACGGCCACGCCCATTGAGGCATCACCGGTTTCGCCGGTCCACCTGGGCCGGCTGGTGGGCCTGATCAACGACAACGTGATTTCCGGCAAGATTGCCAAGACCGTTTTTGAAGAGATGGCCCGTACCGGCCAGGATCCAAAGGCCATTGTCGAGGCCCGGAACCTGGTCCAGGTCACCGACACCGGCGCCATCGGCGCGGCCATTGACCAGGTGATTGCCGAGTGCCCCGACGAGGTGGAAAAATATAAAAGCGGCAAAACCAAGGTAATGGGGTTTCTGGTGGGCCAGGTCATGAAAAAAACAAAAGGAAAGGCCAACCCCCAGGCGGTAAACGATCTGTTGGCCGAAAAACTCAGGTGA
- the priA gene encoding replication restart helicase PriA, which produces MSDSRYIEVAIHLPVFQTYTYSVPEPLLLQAVCGRRVQVPFGRQMVAGTVLGEATACDNAEIKPVAAVLDDGPLFPATMIPFFRWVADYYLYPLGETIANALPAGDLPKKSAPPVGKIPKDAVGDPILPDTPPDLTTDQEAVVADLVSRLDAGFCSCLLAGITGSGKTEVYMRVVAAALAMGKTALVLVPEIALIAQAEHRFCARFGHTVAVLHSGLSRTERWHQWSKIARGEAAIAIGTRSAVFAPLDRPGIIIVDEEHDTSYKQESGLRYNACDLAVVRAKLSDAVVVLGSATPSVQSLHNATTGKFSKTYRMDRRINRQPLPAITVVDLREQQARRGPRAYISDELHRAMAETLAQGNQVLLFLNRRGFASLPVCAACGNTIKCKHCDISLTLHKGANAFRCHFCGYSRAAARGCDICGSSSIKLLGLGTEKVEEAVKQLFPEASVARLDRDTTTRKGAMLRILKDLKNRKIDILVGTQMIAKGHDFPGITLIGVICADLSLNFPDFRAGERTFQLLAQVAGRAGRGVDPGRVILQTYNPDHLCIAAATRQDGSAFYDQEIAFRRQLGYPPFSRMVHLHISATDPAKAKARAREAGDCCTALKNSAPAVFGAVEVLGPVEAPIHKLASRYRWQILLKSRSAAAVKSFAARLLAQDGQRLRKGGVRLVVDVDPFFMM; this is translated from the coding sequence ATGTCCGACAGTCGATACATAGAGGTGGCAATCCACCTGCCGGTTTTTCAGACCTACACCTACAGCGTTCCCGAACCGCTTCTTCTGCAGGCGGTTTGCGGCCGGCGGGTGCAAGTGCCCTTTGGCCGGCAGATGGTTGCCGGCACGGTGCTTGGCGAGGCGACCGCCTGTGACAATGCTGAAATAAAACCCGTGGCGGCCGTGCTGGACGACGGGCCCCTGTTTCCCGCCACCATGATTCCCTTTTTCCGGTGGGTCGCCGACTACTACCTGTATCCCCTGGGTGAAACCATTGCCAACGCCCTGCCGGCAGGAGACCTGCCGAAAAAAAGCGCGCCGCCGGTCGGAAAAATTCCGAAAGACGCCGTGGGAGACCCCATTCTGCCGGACACGCCGCCGGACCTGACCACCGATCAGGAGGCCGTGGTGGCGGACCTGGTTTCCCGTCTGGATGCGGGGTTCTGCTCCTGCCTGCTGGCCGGCATCACCGGCAGCGGCAAAACCGAAGTATACATGCGGGTGGTGGCCGCAGCCCTGGCCATGGGCAAAACCGCCCTGGTGCTGGTGCCGGAGATCGCCCTGATCGCCCAGGCCGAGCACCGGTTCTGCGCCCGGTTCGGCCATACCGTGGCCGTGCTGCACAGCGGCCTCTCCCGGACCGAGCGCTGGCACCAGTGGTCAAAGATTGCCCGGGGTGAAGCGGCCATTGCCATCGGCACCCGGTCGGCGGTGTTTGCGCCCCTGGACCGGCCGGGGATCATCATCGTGGATGAGGAGCACGACACCTCCTACAAGCAGGAGAGCGGCCTGCGCTACAATGCCTGCGACCTGGCCGTGGTCCGGGCCAAGCTTTCGGACGCCGTGGTGGTGCTGGGGTCGGCCACACCCTCGGTCCAGTCGCTTCACAACGCGACAACCGGCAAGTTTTCCAAAACCTACCGGATGGATCGGCGCATCAACCGCCAGCCCCTGCCGGCCATCACCGTGGTGGACCTTCGGGAACAGCAGGCCCGCCGGGGCCCCCGGGCCTATATCAGCGACGAGCTGCACCGTGCCATGGCGGAAACCCTGGCGCAGGGCAACCAGGTGCTGCTGTTTTTAAACCGCCGGGGGTTTGCCAGCCTGCCGGTGTGCGCGGCCTGCGGCAACACCATTAAATGCAAACACTGTGACATCTCCCTCACCCTGCACAAGGGGGCCAATGCCTTCCGGTGCCATTTCTGCGGCTATTCCCGGGCCGCGGCCAGGGGCTGCGACATCTGCGGATCTTCCTCCATCAAGCTGCTGGGCTTGGGCACGGAAAAGGTGGAAGAAGCGGTAAAACAGCTTTTTCCCGAGGCATCGGTGGCCCGGCTGGACCGGGACACCACCACCCGGAAAGGGGCCATGCTCCGTATTCTCAAAGACCTGAAAAATCGGAAGATCGACATTCTGGTGGGCACCCAGATGATCGCCAAGGGCCACGACTTTCCCGGCATCACCCTGATCGGGGTCATCTGTGCCGACCTCTCCCTGAATTTTCCCGATTTCCGGGCCGGCGAGCGGACCTTTCAGCTTCTGGCCCAGGTTGCGGGCCGGGCCGGCCGGGGCGTGGATCCCGGCCGGGTGATTCTGCAGACCTACAACCCGGATCACTTGTGTATCGCCGCCGCCACGCGCCAGGACGGGTCGGCCTTTTACGACCAGGAGATCGCCTTTCGCCGGCAGCTGGGCTACCCGCCCTTTTCCCGGATGGTTCACCTTCACATCTCAGCCACGGACCCGGCAAAGGCAAAGGCACGGGCACGGGAGGCCGGGGATTGCTGCACGGCCCTGAAAAACAGCGCCCCCGCGGTCTTTGGCGCTGTGGAGGTGCTGGGCCCGGTGGAGGCCCCCATTCACAAGCTGGCCAGCCGCTACCGGTGGCAGATCCTTTTAAAAAGCCGGTCCGCGGCAGCGGTCAAGTCCTTTGCCGCCCGGCTTCTGGCCCAAGACGGCCAACGGCTCAGAAAGGGAGGCGTCCGGCTGGTGGTGGATGTGGATCCCTTTTTCATGATGTAA
- a CDS encoding NfeD family protein — MKRLFLIFCLLVSGFFLVAPGPVSAGDAHTVYVVKVAGDVAPGMAAYLKRALDDIPEAPHQTIVLDLDTFGGRVDSALMIVDLITAADSKGKTIAFVSRKAISAGALIALACNELVMKPGTTIGDCAPIMVGSQGPEMLGEKFQSPLRAKFRALAKKNGYPEALAESMVTADMEVFRVVTKDGGTFYMDALEYEEMDEAQKSAVVSKKTVVAKGELLTMDDIEARDLGFSQMTVSSVKEMLAAMGIDDTDIVVMEQQWSEGLMRWLGTLAPLLMLIGLGALYTEIKSPGFGVPGIVGIICLALFFMNQYAVGLADYTELLIFLLGLVLIGIETFVLPGFGIAGIAGAVCIIVSFVLAMQGFVLPDPDMPWQTDLMVNNVIQVLGAVVTAFLAALFLLRFVLPRLSAVVSGPYLSATLSEARADATANTGAGVGDRGTAATSLRPAGKMKIGPEMYDVVTEGEFLDKGTPVVIIAVRGNVLVVSRETTQ, encoded by the coding sequence GTGAAGCGTCTTTTTCTTATTTTCTGCCTGCTGGTTTCCGGATTTTTTTTGGTGGCCCCCGGTCCGGTATCCGCCGGTGATGCCCACACGGTTTATGTGGTCAAGGTGGCCGGCGACGTGGCTCCGGGTATGGCCGCCTACCTGAAACGGGCGCTTGATGATATTCCGGAAGCGCCACACCAGACCATTGTCCTGGACCTGGATACCTTTGGGGGCCGGGTCGATTCGGCCCTGATGATCGTGGACCTGATCACGGCGGCAGATAGCAAGGGGAAAACCATCGCCTTTGTCTCCAGGAAGGCCATCTCGGCCGGGGCGCTGATCGCCCTGGCCTGCAACGAGCTGGTCATGAAGCCCGGCACCACCATCGGCGACTGCGCGCCCATCATGGTGGGAAGCCAGGGGCCGGAAATGCTGGGGGAAAAATTCCAGTCCCCGCTGCGGGCCAAGTTCCGGGCCCTGGCCAAAAAAAACGGGTATCCCGAGGCCCTGGCCGAGTCCATGGTCACCGCCGACATGGAGGTGTTCCGGGTGGTGACCAAAGACGGCGGCACATTCTACATGGACGCCCTGGAGTACGAGGAGATGGATGAAGCCCAAAAATCGGCCGTGGTGTCTAAAAAAACCGTGGTGGCCAAAGGCGAGCTGCTCACCATGGACGACATTGAGGCCCGGGACCTGGGATTTTCACAAATGACCGTCTCCAGCGTAAAGGAGATGCTGGCCGCCATGGGTATTGACGATACCGATATCGTTGTCATGGAACAGCAGTGGTCCGAGGGCCTGATGCGCTGGCTGGGCACGCTTGCGCCCCTGCTGATGCTGATCGGCCTGGGAGCCCTGTACACGGAAATCAAGTCGCCGGGTTTCGGTGTTCCCGGCATCGTGGGCATCATCTGTCTGGCCCTGTTTTTCATGAACCAGTACGCCGTGGGCCTGGCCGACTACACCGAACTGCTGATCTTTCTGCTGGGCCTGGTGCTGATCGGGATTGAAACCTTTGTGCTGCCCGGGTTCGGCATTGCCGGCATTGCCGGCGCCGTCTGCATCATCGTCTCTTTTGTCCTGGCCATGCAGGGGTTTGTGCTGCCCGACCCGGACATGCCCTGGCAGACGGACCTGATGGTAAACAACGTGATCCAGGTGCTGGGCGCCGTGGTGACCGCCTTTCTGGCGGCCCTGTTTTTGCTTCGGTTTGTGCTGCCCCGGTTGTCGGCGGTGGTCAGCGGGCCGTACCTAAGTGCCACCCTGAGCGAGGCCCGGGCCGATGCCACGGCCAACACCGGCGCCGGCGTTGGCGACCGGGGCACAGCCGCCACCTCGCTGCGGCCGGCGGGAAAGATGAAAATCGGCCCGGAAATGTATGACGTGGTCACAGAGGGCGAATTCCTGGACAAAGGCACCCCGGTGGTAATTATTGCGGTTCGCGGCAACGTGCTGGTGGTGTCAAGGGAGACAACGCAATGA
- a CDS encoding OS_HP2 family (seleno)protein, producing the protein MKRLIMLSGMVLFLLSAGAVVFAADVPDKASPVAVIEARTFTFDPVPEGTEVVHDFTVKNTGTAELRVEQVKTGUGCAVASFTRSIPAGGEGTISIKVYTKHYGDQRITKTASVYTNDPSNKIIPLTITGQVERVVSVMPNQVRLSGTVGMELKQVVRIVPGEKYPFAITEVRANQGKEIAFDLKEITHDGRPAYQLTVTNTRKEPGTYIDFIYLKTDSQLVPNLKVRVQGTLVSPVLPNQEPVL; encoded by the coding sequence ATGAAACGCCTGATCATGCTGAGCGGGATGGTTCTGTTTCTACTGTCGGCCGGGGCCGTCGTCTTTGCCGCGGACGTGCCGGACAAGGCGTCACCGGTGGCAGTGATCGAAGCGCGCACCTTCACCTTTGACCCGGTACCTGAAGGCACCGAGGTGGTGCACGACTTTACCGTAAAAAACACGGGAACCGCCGAGCTTCGCGTGGAGCAGGTCAAAACCGGCTGAGGGTGTGCGGTGGCCTCGTTTACGAGGTCAATCCCCGCCGGCGGCGAGGGTACCATCAGCATAAAGGTTTATACCAAACACTACGGGGACCAGCGCATCACCAAAACCGCGTCGGTCTACACCAATGACCCGTCCAACAAAATTATTCCCCTGACCATCACCGGCCAGGTGGAGCGCGTGGTCTCGGTCATGCCTAACCAGGTACGGCTCAGCGGCACGGTGGGCATGGAGCTTAAGCAGGTGGTGCGCATTGTTCCCGGTGAAAAATACCCGTTTGCCATCACCGAAGTTCGGGCCAACCAGGGAAAGGAGATCGCTTTTGATCTGAAAGAGATCACCCATGATGGACGGCCCGCCTACCAGCTGACAGTGACCAACACCCGCAAGGAGCCCGGCACCTATATTGATTTTATCTACCTGAAAACCGACAGCCAGTTGGTGCCGAACCTGAAAGTCCGGGTCCAGGGTACCCTGGTCTCTCCGGTTTTGCCAAACCAGGAGCCGGTGCTTTGA
- a CDS encoding NfeD family protein, translated as MNPVMLVVILQLVAVVIIIAEVIIPSGGLLSLLAAGLIGYSLYTVFGQISVDAGYLLIGIDVVVLPLVILLGLKLLARSPATLRAELSTGAGVTSQRPDMEGLMGKKGTALSDLRPSGVAMIEGKRVDVVSRGAYIDRNSEVVVRAVTGNQVIVTTPE; from the coding sequence ATGAACCCGGTGATGCTTGTCGTCATTCTGCAGTTGGTGGCCGTGGTGATCATCATCGCCGAGGTGATCATACCGTCGGGGGGCCTGTTGAGCCTGCTGGCCGCCGGCCTGATCGGCTATTCCCTGTACACCGTGTTCGGCCAGATATCCGTTGATGCCGGGTACCTGCTGATCGGCATCGACGTGGTGGTGCTGCCTCTTGTGATTCTGCTGGGCCTGAAGCTGCTGGCCCGGTCACCGGCCACGCTTCGGGCCGAGCTGTCCACCGGTGCCGGCGTCACTTCCCAGCGGCCCGACATGGAGGGCCTGATGGGGAAAAAGGGAACCGCCCTTTCCGACCTGCGGCCCTCGGGCGTGGCCATGATAGAGGGGAAACGGGTTGACGTGGTCAGTCGCGGTGCGTATATTGATAGAAATTCCGAGGTGGTTGTGCGCGCGGTGACCGGCAACCAGGTCATCGTCACAACACCGGAATAA
- a CDS encoding YfcE family phosphodiesterase produces MLMAVMSDSHDNIANMRKAVAKVREAGCEMILHCGDFVAPFMLAELDMAGIPVHGVFGNNDGDRYLLTKNALTVHKNITLHGDFGRLAADGRQVAFIHDGTIADDLAGGGRYDIVCFGHFHVWMQKKVNHTLVVNPGELLGKDDTPGFCVVDTAALLAERVLI; encoded by the coding sequence ATGCTGATGGCCGTGATGAGCGATTCCCACGACAACATCGCCAACATGCGAAAGGCCGTGGCAAAGGTCCGGGAAGCCGGATGTGAAATGATTCTTCACTGCGGCGATTTTGTGGCCCCCTTTATGCTGGCGGAACTGGATATGGCCGGCATTCCGGTTCACGGCGTGTTCGGCAACAACGACGGGGACCGGTACCTGTTGACGAAAAACGCGTTGACCGTTCATAAAAACATTACGCTTCACGGCGATTTTGGCCGCCTGGCGGCTGACGGTCGACAGGTGGCCTTTATTCATGACGGCACCATTGCCGACGACCTGGCCGGCGGGGGCCGGTACGACATTGTCTGTTTCGGCCATTTTCATGTCTGGATGCAGAAAAAAGTCAACCACACCCTGGTGGTCAACCCTGGCGAACTGCTGGGAAAAGACGATACCCCGGGGTTTTGCGTGGTGGACACGGCCGCGCTTTTGGCGGAAAGAGTACTCATATAA
- the floA gene encoding flotillin-like protein FloA (flotillin-like protein involved in membrane lipid rafts): MNPNYIILFFLVVAVIVLFYFVGSSVSLWIQALVSGARVGLLNIVFMRFRKVPPKLIVESKIMATKAGLDISSDELESHYLAGGNVSRVVQALIAADKAKIELSFNRSAAIDLAGRDVLEAVQMSVNPKVIETPMIAAMAKDGIQLKAISRVTVRANIDRLVGGAGEETILARVGEGIVTTIGSADSHKHVLENPDLISKRVLEKGLDSGTAFEILSIDIADVDVGKNIGAELETDRAEADKKIAQAKAEERRAMAYAREQEMKAQVEEMRAKVVEAEAKIPLAMANAFEKGNLGIMDYYRMKNIMADTQMRDTIGSPDRETPREK; this comes from the coding sequence ATGAACCCGAACTACATTATACTGTTTTTTCTCGTGGTGGCCGTCATCGTGCTGTTTTACTTTGTCGGCTCCTCCGTATCCCTCTGGATTCAGGCCCTGGTGTCCGGCGCCCGGGTGGGCCTGCTCAACATCGTGTTCATGCGGTTTCGCAAAGTGCCGCCCAAGCTTATTGTGGAGTCCAAGATCATGGCCACCAAGGCGGGCCTGGACATCAGTTCGGACGAGCTGGAGTCCCACTACCTGGCCGGGGGCAATGTGAGCCGGGTGGTCCAGGCCCTGATCGCGGCGGACAAGGCCAAGATCGAACTCTCCTTCAACCGGTCGGCGGCCATTGACCTGGCCGGTCGGGACGTGCTGGAGGCGGTCCAGATGAGCGTCAACCCCAAGGTGATCGAAACCCCCATGATCGCGGCCATGGCAAAAGACGGCATTCAGCTCAAGGCCATCTCAAGGGTCACGGTGCGGGCCAACATCGACCGGCTGGTGGGCGGTGCCGGGGAAGAGACCATTCTGGCCCGGGTGGGCGAGGGCATTGTCACCACCATTGGTTCGGCCGACTCCCACAAGCACGTGCTGGAAAATCCGGACCTGATCTCCAAGCGGGTCCTGGAAAAGGGGCTGGACTCGGGCACGGCCTTTGAGATTCTCTCCATCGACATCGCCGACGTGGACGTGGGCAAGAACATCGGCGCCGAGCTGGAGACTGACCGGGCCGAGGCGGACAAGAAGATCGCCCAGGCCAAGGCCGAGGAGCGGCGGGCCATGGCCTATGCCCGGGAGCAGGAGATGAAGGCTCAGGTGGAGGAGATGCGGGCCAAGGTGGTGGAGGCCGAGGCAAAGATTCCCCTTGCCATGGCCAATGCCTTTGAAAAGGGAAACCTGGGCATCATGGACTACTACCGCATGAAAAATATCATGGCCGATACCCAGATGAGAGACACAATCGGGTCACCGGACAGGGAAACACCCAGGGAGAAATAG